The genomic interval TTGCAATTGCTGGTTCAGACTGAACTCCATCTGCTCCTGATAGGCATCCATCGTAAACCTGACTTTTGCGACTTCTACAGCCAGGTTCTTGAAGTGCTTCTCGTAGTTCTTCAGCAGCCACTGTTCGAGCTGATCCCAATACTTAGCCTCGAGTGTTACATCGTTTTCATCTATTACATTGATAGATGCATCAATCTGCTGTAACTGCTCCTCCCACTTTTTCTTGAACTCGTCTTCGTTAAAGCGGAAGGTGAACTGTGTCGAGCTGTTCGCACCGACTGCTTCACGACTGACAGATCCACCAGATCCACCTGTTGTGCCTTGAATATTTGTTACATTCTCCGTCGAGCTGTTCGCACCGACTGCTTCACGACTGACAGATCCACCTGTACCTATAACTGTCACACTGTTTGTAACAGTCCTGGTTGTAGTAGTCTGTCCTTGCCTCTGTTGTGTAACGTTATTATTCTCTTGCTTTTTATAGTTAAGAGCCAGTTCAGTTGCACTCACTGGCTCTATTGCCAAAATAATTTGCCCTTCGTTATCTTCCTTGTAGGTGTCAAAAAATAAACCTGTCAAGGTAGTTTTTTCTTTGACCTCTAAAACGATTTCATCTTTCAAACCATTCAATGAAGTCCAAGTTTCTTCAACTTCAATGCCTGTTAGGTTTGTAATAAGTTTTCCGCCTTTGACCCAAAGTAAAGCCCAAGGTTCGATGTCAAACTTCTTGTTGTCTGACCAATAAGTTGCATTGCCTTCACGAATTTTGAGGCGATAGTTTCCGGGATTTAATTCAATGAAGTTAGCGCCTGATTGCTTTAAACTGGACAAGGTATTTTCATCCAGCACATAACAGTTGCGTTTGCTGTCTACTGTTAAAGTTTGAGGGTTGAAAAATGGCTTATTACTGGTAATTGAAAGATTAATTGAACCACTATTATCATCAGTGTTAAAATCAAAAAACAAGGCGTTGACAACGGCTTTGTCTTTGATTTCTAACTGCAAATTATCGTTATATCCATTTAACGTTGTCCAGGTCGCACCTACCTCATAACCTGTGGTTTTATTGATAAATTTCCTACCATCAACCCCATATATCCAGAGTAAGACAAAAGGTTCTCCCTCTGTTTTCGCCTTGGCATAACTGTAACGACCGCCGATAATGTTGATATCAAAAGTACCTTTCTCTAAAGTAAAAGAACTAGCAACATTTTGTTGCAGGTTGTTCATTTGGTCGGGATTGATAACGTAACAATTGTTTTTGGTATCGATTGTTAAAATGCTCATATCTTCCTCCTTGACCTCTTTAATTTCTTGAGATTTGGTCTTTTCAGATGTGTCGTCTGAGTTGACTTCTAAGGTGGTTTCCGTTGTTACTACCGTAGCTGGTTCATAAAGACTGATGCCTGCCCAACGACCGACAGGATCGGTCGTGGCAACTAAAGTTCCTTTACCAGTGGTAGTATCAATACGGATTAATTGACCGTCTTTACCTAAGTTAAAGAAGTTGCCAGTCACGCCATAGAGAACATCACCAACAAATTCCATACTGGCAAGAGCAGCAAAGCCAATATCACCGATAGTGTTGACTTCACCTGTATTGAGGTTGCAGCTTGCTAATAACTTCTTCTTGTCGTAACCGACCAAGGTAATATAAGCTTTGCCATCAGCATCAAAGGCAACTTCGCCACAGTTGTAGTTTTTATCTGATACTGTTATGATTGGTGTACCTTTACCTGTTTCCAGATTAATAGCAATCAGTTGTTTAGCAGTTGTGGCGTAGAGGGTTTGACGCTGGCGATTGTATGCTAAGCCAGCACAAGGAAAGCCAATCTCACCAACTACAGTGGCATCACCTGAATTCAGGTCAATTTTAACGAGTTGAGTCTTGTCGCCATCCCTATCAAGTCCATATAGTTGGGAACCGACAAAAGCAATGTCAAAAACCTCTGTCACTATCTCGCCAATAAAAGTTGCTTTACCTCTGGCTAAATCCAGAGTATAAAGTTTACTCAATTCATTGGAGACACAATCTTGGATATAAACTCCCCCTCGTATGAGCTTAATAGTTTGAGCTGTGCGACTGCCACAGATAACTTTTTCTAAAACTCCACTAAAACCACTCAGAGCGTCTTTATCCGTAAAAGATTGTCCACCTGTTGAGGTTGCAAGTCTGGCGTATTCGGTTTTGATACCTTCTTGATGCTTGCTCTTTGAAGTTCCAAAATAGGTGTGAACGGTTACTCCTGCTGCTTGGGCTTTTTGGATAGCCAAATTAGCGGCGTTAACATCCTCTAGGTCTGTTTTATCTCCACCTCCTTCGAGTGCTTCATCGCCGAGATAAAAGATAGCTCGTGCTGCACCTTTGCGCCAATCAAAGTAATCTGAGATGTCTTCAATGGCGCGAGCTGCATCTTCCTGCGCTCCTGCGTCTGCAACTTGTCCTTTTTTTCGACTCCGCAGTTTGGATTCAGGTACCTTCTTTTGAGTCAGATAAGCTCTCAGGGTTTGGTCGAAGTTTGTACCTTTCCAAGTACCTTCTATACCCAACCAAACGACTCTTAGATCTGATGGACAACTAGATTTCGCTTTGGCGATAAGCTGAAGGCTTGACGCTTCGCGTATCGCACTAGCAGCAGCATCGCTCAAAGCCTGTGCTTGGTCTTTCATCGAAGGACTAGTATCGATAACAATAACCAAATCAACAGCAGGTATAGAGCTTGCTTGCTTACTCATGCTTTTTTCCTTTTTTTTCTTTTGATTGAAACCGAAGAATTTCATACTTCAAGTGTCTACAAGTTATAAATTACTTGGAATGCAAAATTCCATAGAATTCATTCTTATCTTTTGCTATTCGATAAGTCGCCCCTTCTCATACTGACGTTTTTCAACTTGAATAACAAGCCCCTTCTGCTGCAAGTAG from Mastigocladopsis repens PCC 10914 carries:
- a CDS encoding YncE family protein, with the protein product MSKQASSIPAVDLVIVIDTSPSMKDQAQALSDAAASAIREASSLQLIAKAKSSCPSDLRVVWLGIEGTWKGTNFDQTLRAYLTQKKVPESKLRSRKKGQVADAGAQEDAARAIEDISDYFDWRKGAARAIFYLGDEALEGGGDKTDLEDVNAANLAIQKAQAAGVTVHTYFGTSKSKHQEGIKTEYARLATSTGGQSFTDKDALSGFSGVLEKVICGSRTAQTIKLIRGGVYIQDCVSNELSKLYTLDLARGKATFIGEIVTEVFDIAFVGSQLYGLDRDGDKTQLVKIDLNSGDATVVGEIGFPCAGLAYNRQRQTLYATTAKQLIAINLETGKGTPIITVSDKNYNCGEVAFDADGKAYITLVGYDKKKLLASCNLNTGEVNTIGDIGFAALASMEFVGDVLYGVTGNFFNLGKDGQLIRIDTTTGKGTLVATTDPVGRWAGISLYEPATVVTTETTLEVNSDDTSEKTKSQEIKEVKEEDMSILTIDTKNNCYVINPDQMNNLQQNVASSFTLEKGTFDINIIGGRYSYAKAKTEGEPFVLLWIYGVDGRKFINKTTGYEVGATWTTLNGYNDNLQLEIKDKAVVNALFFDFNTDDNSGSINLSITSNKPFFNPQTLTVDSKRNCYVLDENTLSSLKQSGANFIELNPGNYRLKIREGNATYWSDNKKFDIEPWALLWVKGGKLITNLTGIEVEETWTSLNGLKDEIVLEVKEKTTLTGLFFDTYKEDNEGQIILAIEPVSATELALNYKKQENNNVTQQRQGQTTTTRTVTNSVTVIGTGGSVSREAVGANSSTENVTNIQGTTGGSGGSVSREAVGANSSTQFTFRFNEDEFKKKWEEQLQQIDASINVIDENDVTLEAKYWDQLEQWLLKNYEKHFKNLAVEVAKVRFTMDAYQEQMEFSLNQQLQSWSSYLDRLVEDRINVEISKRINQQINQYVDQTFEQRIRNNIGLIINNILNKQELNQYIDRHIDQQIDQIFDQKIRNNIGLIVNNVVRKQELNQYIDRHVDQQIDSSFEQKVRNNVNLITQNIVNNNTDLDQYVSQQIDNTFEQKVQNHISAITHNIVNNNEELNQYFDQRLQHSVTNNTEVNNNIVNFVANSTEINNKISNLRNEWNQTFINLATQHVDELSNIIGGTETFNRLIIQKLVNNNEEFNQYIDQRLQHSVTSNTEVNNNIVNLVANSTEINNKIESLRNEWNRTFINLATQHVDELSNIIGGTETFNRVITQKLVNNNIELNQYVSQQIDNTYEQKVRNYISVITQNIVNNNEGLNQYIDRRLQQNVTNNVEINNEIVNLVANSTEINNKINNVYRDIDIKIDSVRNEWNQTFLSLVRQYVDEVINIIGDRDTFNTQVANIINIKVDELLNQIIRTKNELTVLINSADRQLYEWTLGELMAIKGCLTDREVLVETLVTFSAQLRTKLDGTPCVDINTFKPFKPISINQQQSQQLPGSK